In Anas platyrhynchos isolate ZD024472 breed Pekin duck chromosome 24, IASCAAS_PekinDuck_T2T, whole genome shotgun sequence, the following are encoded in one genomic region:
- the PIGV gene encoding GPI mannosyltransferase 2 isoform X1, which yields MGGVAGSARVRSCRGRGGGAVAAGWSRRGSRALSAQFRFPKSEGELPWHQGATEGAFKLGMELVNRQDPYLREVVRTAVCCRALTLLLQAVFNLLIPDHAADAFSPPRLPEPGMWDMLVERLLGGLARWDAEHFLFIAERGYLYEHNCAFFPLYPLSLHAVAEGTLWPLQPLLRLRSRLLLSAALLSAFFSVLAAAALYELGCGVLRCRRAAFLAALLFCISPASVFMAAAYSESMFACLAFCAMWRLEKGQSWLSALLFALASGVRANGLVNAGFLLYSCTKRLAFHFQVGSGPGRKLSPLWRQLLSVASSAVVTCAGICLPFVVFQYYAYVRFCGPGPELDVPKPLRQLALDKGYRLAATSGVKPTWCSQRFPVVYSYIQDVYWNVGFLRYFELRQVPNFLLALPVTLLGCWAAGTYVVANPRHCLTLGLERRKAEQEGKPRAGFCSPAVFVYVVHATALLLFGFFCMHVQVLTRFLASSSPILYWFSAHLLQEHELWLWTEGAAGQTVVSPPKGSALGASPGSCGPGAAANPLLRLLRSFPLLTPRSKCVLGYFLAYWLLGLALHCNFLPWT from the exons ATGGGGGGCGTGGCCGGAAGTGCGCGCGTGCGTTCGTGtcgcgggaggggggggggggcggtggcggcgggaTGGAGCCGGCGCGGGAGCCGCGCGCTGAGCGCTCAG TTCAGGTTTCCAAAATCAGAGGGAGAACTTCCTTGGCATCAGGGAGCTACTGAAGGAGCTTTCAAGCTCGGGATGGAGCTGGTGAACAGACAGGATCCATACCTCCGAGAGGTCGTGCGGACTGCAGTGTGCTGCAGAGCCCTGACACTTCTGCTGCAG gCCGTGTTCAACCTCCTGATCCCGGACCACGCTGCGGATGCCTTCTCCCCGCCTCGACTGCCCGAGCCCGGCATGTGGGACATGTTGGTGGAGCGGCTGCTGGGAGGCCTGGCGCGCTGGGACGCCGAGCACTTCCTCTTCATCGCCGAGCGGGGCTACCTGTACGAGCACAACTGCGCCTTCTTCCCTCTCTACCCCCTCAGCCTGCATGCCGTGGCCGAGGGGACTCTGTGGCCCCTGCAGCCGCTGCTGCGCTTGCGGAGCCGCCTGCTGCTCTCGGCCGCCCTTCTCAGCGCGTTTTTCTCCGTGCTGGCAGCCGCTGCCCTGTACGAGCTGGGCTGCGGGGTGCTGCGGTGCCGCAGGGCAGCCTTCCTCGCCGCCCTCCTCTTCTGTATCAGCCCCGCCAGCGTCTTCATGGCAGCTGCGTACTCGGAGAGCATGTTTGCCTGCCTGGCGTTCTGCGCCATGTGGCGGCTGGAGAAGGGGCAGAGCTGGCTCAGCGCGCTGCTCTTCGCCCTCGCTTCTGGCGTGCGCGCCAACGGGCTGGTCAACGCCGGCTTCCTCCTCTACTCCTGCACTAAACGCCTCGCTTTCCACTTCCAGGTGGGCTCAGGGCCGGGAAGGAAGCTCTCTCCTTTATGGAGGCAGCTCCTCAGCGTGGCGTCTTCAGCGGTTGTGACGTGTGCTGGGATTTGCCTGCCCTTTGTTGTATTCCAGTATTACGCCTACGTGAGGTTTTGTGGCCCCGGCCCAGAGCTGGATGTCCCCAAGCCGCTGCGGCAGCTGGCTCTGGACAAAGGCTATCGCCTGGCAGCCACGAGCGGGGTTAAACCCACGTGGTGCTCCCAGCGGTTCCCCGTGGTCTATTCCTATATTCAAGATGTTTACTGGAACGTGGGCTTTCTAAGGTACTTTGAGCTCAGGCAGGTACCCAatttcttgcttgctttgcCTGTCACcttgctgggctgctgggctgccgGGACCTACGTCGTGGCAAACCCTCGGCACTGCCTGACTCTTGGTCTAGAGAGAAGAAAGGCTGAACAAGAGGGCAAACCAAGGGCTGGATTTTGCTCCCCTGCTGTCTTTGTCTACGTGGTCCACGCCACGGCCCTGCTGCTCTTTGGATTCTTCTGCATGCACGTGCAG gtGCTGACCAGGTTCCTCGCCTCCTCCAGTCCCATCCTCTACTGGTTCTCAGCCCACCTGCTGCAAGAACACGAGCTCTGGCTCTGGACTGAAGGCGCTGCCGGGCAAACCGTGGTGTCTCCCCCCAAGGGGTCAGCGCTGGGTGCGTCGCCCGGCTCCTGcgggccgggggctgcagcaAACCCCCTGCTCAGGCTGCTGCGGAGCTTCCCCCTCCTTACCCCCCGCAGCAAATGCGTCCTGGGCTATTTCCTGGCCTattggctgctggggctggctctgcaCTGCAACTTCTTGCCTTGGACGTAG
- the PIGV gene encoding GPI mannosyltransferase 2 isoform X2: protein MELVNRQDPYLREVVRTAVCCRALTLLLQAVFNLLIPDHAADAFSPPRLPEPGMWDMLVERLLGGLARWDAEHFLFIAERGYLYEHNCAFFPLYPLSLHAVAEGTLWPLQPLLRLRSRLLLSAALLSAFFSVLAAAALYELGCGVLRCRRAAFLAALLFCISPASVFMAAAYSESMFACLAFCAMWRLEKGQSWLSALLFALASGVRANGLVNAGFLLYSCTKRLAFHFQVGSGPGRKLSPLWRQLLSVASSAVVTCAGICLPFVVFQYYAYVRFCGPGPELDVPKPLRQLALDKGYRLAATSGVKPTWCSQRFPVVYSYIQDVYWNVGFLRYFELRQVPNFLLALPVTLLGCWAAGTYVVANPRHCLTLGLERRKAEQEGKPRAGFCSPAVFVYVVHATALLLFGFFCMHVQVLTRFLASSSPILYWFSAHLLQEHELWLWTEGAAGQTVVSPPKGSALGASPGSCGPGAAANPLLRLLRSFPLLTPRSKCVLGYFLAYWLLGLALHCNFLPWT, encoded by the exons ATGGAGCTGGTGAACAGACAGGATCCATACCTCCGAGAGGTCGTGCGGACTGCAGTGTGCTGCAGAGCCCTGACACTTCTGCTGCAG gCCGTGTTCAACCTCCTGATCCCGGACCACGCTGCGGATGCCTTCTCCCCGCCTCGACTGCCCGAGCCCGGCATGTGGGACATGTTGGTGGAGCGGCTGCTGGGAGGCCTGGCGCGCTGGGACGCCGAGCACTTCCTCTTCATCGCCGAGCGGGGCTACCTGTACGAGCACAACTGCGCCTTCTTCCCTCTCTACCCCCTCAGCCTGCATGCCGTGGCCGAGGGGACTCTGTGGCCCCTGCAGCCGCTGCTGCGCTTGCGGAGCCGCCTGCTGCTCTCGGCCGCCCTTCTCAGCGCGTTTTTCTCCGTGCTGGCAGCCGCTGCCCTGTACGAGCTGGGCTGCGGGGTGCTGCGGTGCCGCAGGGCAGCCTTCCTCGCCGCCCTCCTCTTCTGTATCAGCCCCGCCAGCGTCTTCATGGCAGCTGCGTACTCGGAGAGCATGTTTGCCTGCCTGGCGTTCTGCGCCATGTGGCGGCTGGAGAAGGGGCAGAGCTGGCTCAGCGCGCTGCTCTTCGCCCTCGCTTCTGGCGTGCGCGCCAACGGGCTGGTCAACGCCGGCTTCCTCCTCTACTCCTGCACTAAACGCCTCGCTTTCCACTTCCAGGTGGGCTCAGGGCCGGGAAGGAAGCTCTCTCCTTTATGGAGGCAGCTCCTCAGCGTGGCGTCTTCAGCGGTTGTGACGTGTGCTGGGATTTGCCTGCCCTTTGTTGTATTCCAGTATTACGCCTACGTGAGGTTTTGTGGCCCCGGCCCAGAGCTGGATGTCCCCAAGCCGCTGCGGCAGCTGGCTCTGGACAAAGGCTATCGCCTGGCAGCCACGAGCGGGGTTAAACCCACGTGGTGCTCCCAGCGGTTCCCCGTGGTCTATTCCTATATTCAAGATGTTTACTGGAACGTGGGCTTTCTAAGGTACTTTGAGCTCAGGCAGGTACCCAatttcttgcttgctttgcCTGTCACcttgctgggctgctgggctgccgGGACCTACGTCGTGGCAAACCCTCGGCACTGCCTGACTCTTGGTCTAGAGAGAAGAAAGGCTGAACAAGAGGGCAAACCAAGGGCTGGATTTTGCTCCCCTGCTGTCTTTGTCTACGTGGTCCACGCCACGGCCCTGCTGCTCTTTGGATTCTTCTGCATGCACGTGCAG gtGCTGACCAGGTTCCTCGCCTCCTCCAGTCCCATCCTCTACTGGTTCTCAGCCCACCTGCTGCAAGAACACGAGCTCTGGCTCTGGACTGAAGGCGCTGCCGGGCAAACCGTGGTGTCTCCCCCCAAGGGGTCAGCGCTGGGTGCGTCGCCCGGCTCCTGcgggccgggggctgcagcaAACCCCCTGCTCAGGCTGCTGCGGAGCTTCCCCCTCCTTACCCCCCGCAGCAAATGCGTCCTGGGCTATTTCCTGGCCTattggctgctggggctggctctgcaCTGCAACTTCTTGCCTTGGACGTAG